From the genome of Lonchura striata isolate bLonStr1 chromosome 18, bLonStr1.mat, whole genome shotgun sequence:
GATCCCACTGACCTTTCTCATGCAGCTGCTAAAAACACTTAGCTCCAAAACTGGCTAAAAAAGGCTCAGGAACACTCTGGATGGAGCCACAAGCAGCCACAGTTCTCACAGCACAAATTACTGTGTTGCAACATATAAGTACATACAAGAAAATCTCATACTCCTCATTAATCATTCTCTTTGAACTTCCAGCAAATCTGGGAACTGGTACTGAATGTGATTTCTGAACATACCTTTTCCACCATCTCCAGAAGTAAAGGCGTTTTTGTAGTATTCCTGTGAAATAAGAGGAATCCATAGGTGGCAGTATAATTCCATTTCATTCAAGAAATCCTTGCTAGTCTATCATATTTTGGGAGTTTATATAAatctacaaatatttttttctggcacATGATCAGCACTGTCTGAAGGGAGTCATCAAGAGAGGCCTAGTGTCTGCGATGGATAGCATAGAACACAAGGTCTTTTTGTATCACTGCCTGTTTTTCATACACTTTGGGGAACATGCCTCGTATCCATTTCACAAGTTTAAAGAGGCAAAAGAGGAGATATTTAACCAAACGTATCTTTTTGGGTCACAAAAGAAGGCAAATGTTCACACAGCAGCAAGAAAAATTCTGGATTTTTGAAGGGAatccaattttaaaaatttacatgTAGCTTAATTGGACTAATCTGACGGCAAGAATGACCTATTGCATGTGCTATTAAATTTCATTCTAGAATTTTACAGTCCAGAAAGAGATAATGGCTGTACAACAGCCACAAGTTGTGAACCGCTGACTTGAGGatatattaatttttcactCATTTTGGCTAAAAGAATACTGACTTCACCAGAGAAACTGGGAGAGTTAGCAAAAGGGCGGGTGCCTCTTATAAAGATTCAATTCAAGAACAGGAAACAGCTGCAACCAAAAAGTAGGCTGCCAGCAATAGAGGCAGCTCTCAATCTCTTCATCACTGTCCATCTTCAAATCACATCACAACCCTTAGTACAGTGGTTACCCAGCAGCGGAACCCATGCATTCTAGTGCTAGAATCCCTGCCCCAAACAAACTCATGCTCCAAGCCCTGAGTGAGGGAATGAATGAAGCCAGGAGGATACGAACCGTTCCTACTCTGTTGATGGGACACGTGAAGCAGTGGTTGGCTATGGCAGCGTTTCTGGCTTCGATTGGCCACAGCGCCTCGCTGCAAACAGAGAGGAGCAGGTATTCATTAACTGGAGACACTCCAGTGCTAAATCTAGACTCTCACTGTGTCACACTGCACACTTTCTGTCAAAGAAGCCACAGTTAGCTTTTAGGAAGTCAAGTCACTCAGGTGAAATTGATGTTAATCTGCAGAAGATTAATCTCAAGTGACAATTTACACTGGTCTGGTCTGGTTCAAGAGGCCTGACAGTCATAACATTGCcaacagtttaaaaaataatttctcagaaaaCGGTATCTCAGCTTGGTTCTGAAAACTGCAATTTCATACCACATTCCTAGCTGGACAATGCAAGCTGGTAAAAAAAGTCTGAACATGACCACTACCTATTATATAGCAAAAATATTACATAAAAGATCTAAACAAACTCTCAGTTTTCAGAATACCAGCTGGATTCTGGTTAATGCTTTCTCAAAGACAAAGACCTGCTGATGTACAGTAAATTTCTGAAAGAGAATAATTTACTAGGAGGAGACTGGGAGCCCAAAATTCCAGGTGGAGGAGAATGCAGGCTCCCTTTTGATGACAAAACAATAAAACTACACTTCCAAGACCTCAGCAAGGTACCTTTATGGCCCCATTGAGGGGCTCAGAGGTCCAGTTAACCCAGAAAGGAAACAATGGCACAGATCATTTTGTGTTTTACCTGAGTGTCCCTATAGTGGCTGAAGGGTTAAAGATGATCTCTGCTCCATTGATGCTATACATGAGCCAGTTCAGAGGGTGGTGGCGTCCATAGCAGATGTTCACAGCAATTGTCCCAAACTGTGTCTGAAACACTGGGTGTCCTGTATTTCCTTCCATATAGTAAGTAGActataaacaaaattaaaaacaaaggaaaaaatccaaccaaacaacaaaacccacaaaggCAGACGTCTTAAAAAAGTGCAAAGTACCTCTAactaaaaaagctttttcatcTGTAGATAGAAAGCTGAGGATAGTATGATGAGATTTACAAAATCACTTAGGCAGTAGAAAAGATGAACACAGAAACgccaaggcagcagcaggagtgtgTTTTCACTGAAATTACGCTCTTATACCTCCTTTCAAGCAAAGGAACTTTTTTTATGCAGCAGGCAGTGTACTTCCAAAACGTGCTGCTTTCTGAAAGTACCCTCACCAGGTTTAGACAGGGACAAAGACAGCCACCCAACATTCCTTATACAATCCTGAGGATCCCAAGGAAGAACGCAAGTTGCAGCAGCCGGGCTGATTCCTGACAGCATCCTTTGGAGCTGATCTGAGACAGAAAAGCAAGGGACACAATCCACCATGCTGAGCCACCAGGACACGTCTCTCATCACAGAAGAAAGGTGTTCTGTAAAGCAGACCCCTCTTTATTGAAATTATCTGTTCCTTGTAACCACCACTGCCATTGGACCTGAAGGAAGTAGAAACACCTGAGGCCTAGAGCAAGCAGGTACAAGCTGGGGAACAAACCTGGGCCTCCTGTAAGTGTGGGCCAATGGCAAAACAGATACAGAAGGGTCACCTTCTGAAACCAAGGGCTACAGGTTCAGTATGTCCAGTAAAATAATAATCTCATGTTTCTTATTTATTATAAGTTCTCATGAAATTGCACAGTCCCTTGGGCACTGATTTGATCTCCTTTCATGTCTGTAGACAGCAGACCACATGGTGGGTGCTCACCCAAGTCTTTTTCAAAACAATTCTGCTGAATgaatatatttccatttttttcctcctattctcagtttcttttcttacaaaagcagaagaaaaacaagactGCTGTTGCTTCAGGGAATTCATCAGttcctattttttatttcacaccAGAGGTCACAATCCTCTCCACAGCAATAAAGTGTGATGTCTCAAGAAGGATTGATTTTTGTTTATAAGGCCTCCCACACATGGCTGAATAGGCCGCAGACCAACCTCTCTGCCCTTTCCATTTAGTTCTTACTCATTCAATGGGTACAATTTTAACAAGGCTCCTTTCCTATCTGCCCTACAGAGACAACCcacatgaaataatttcaaattcgGTATTTCCTTGAGGTTTAACTTTGTTGATaaagaaaacaacattaaaGTAACACAGATGAATATAATCCTTTCCTGTAGCCTGGGTGGTTTCTGAAGTTGCTTTATCAGAATTGTTCAGCTCAGAAAAGTGGACTTAATGCTTTACTAACAAAGCCAGCTGAAGACACTGCTGTCTTGGTTAAGCACTACTCGATTCTGTAACAAGTAGATACAAGAAGAAATGCCAGATCATTATAGTATATCTGGAAGGTATAAACAGACAGTTTTGTAGTAATTCTGCCATTTAGGATTCTAAGAACTAACTTCTTTCAGCAACTATGCAAAACTCTTAGTGAAACTCTATTTATACTTCACATGAGAAagtaaaaatactttctttttttaggtGTCTCTCATTGCAGTTTCATAGCTGGAAACAACGAGTTTCTTGGAATCTGTTGATTCTCCACTAAACAGTGTCAGGAAAACTGAAAGACACCATATTTTAGCACAAGCAACAggagtttattttttgttggattagataaagaataaattaaaaaatgtggaAAGTAACCAATCAATTTCTTAGTTACTACTTTTGTTAGCTAAAGGACAGACCTGATAAAATAATAGTAAGAATCAGAATAATTGTTAAAAATACAAGGTAAGACTGGTGACTGTGCCAGAAATTCATTGTGTAGAGCTCTATTAACAGCCTCCTCTGGAGAAACTCAAACCAGCCTGATCAGGTCTGCGAGCAAGGTCAAAACTTCCAGAGGTCTTTAAACACAAAGTTTTGAGACCCAAAATAACTTCTTACATTAACAAAAAAAGTATCTTAGGTTCTGAAGCTTCAGTTTGATGACTGGAGCAGTCATACAGGGAACAAAAGCAACTGCAGGTATACAGCAGCTTTCAATGCTTAGCAGAAATGCCTCTGTTAATTACTCACTTTAGCTGACAAGGAGAGATTCAGTCAGGTAAGACAATGTATTTTTAGACTTCAGTTAATTTTTAATCCTGATCTTTCTGCTTGTGATATTTCTTTGGATGGATAAACACATTTCAGATCTACCAGTCATTGCCTTTACTGCCAGTTCAGTTTCTGATTCTGGAGGATGGACCAAAACCTGCTGGGGGCTTCAGCTGCAATAATGCCATTAGTGAACAGAAGATGCCATAAACCAGCTATTCAATCAGAGGCACAATGAATTAAAGGATTCTGCTCGAATAAGCACAAGCAAAAGAACTGTCATTTCCAAGACAACCTCACAGGGAAACAGAGAAAGGCTGTAAGTAATGTTCATGAAACAATTACCCTGCAAATTAAAGTAAGTTCAATGTGCACACATGACAAAACTACCCAAGCCAACGATGCACAATAAACATAACACAGTTGTAACTTAAACAATCCTTTTAAAGGATACTTGATACTTTTGAAGTTTCACTGGTCCAAGGAAGAGTACCTAACAAGATTCAATGTCATTTTTCCTTTAAGACTCATCACTCTCACAAAAATTATTCCTTCTTGATAAATTAACTATCACTTCATCTCAGAAAAACTGATTCAACAGTAAGTGAACCATATTTTTTAGAAACACATTGCATTTCCTGCCACTGTGACTCTGACACAACACGTGCTGGCACAAACAAGAGCTGCAAGGTAAGACTAACTTGATTGCCACAATACTGCATCTTACCTCATTGAAATCTCCAACCCTTGGAATGTGGTTTTTCCTACTTTTGCCAAGGAGTGCTCCAGAATTAGAAATGACCACTGCAGTATTCCACAGAATTCCACCATGCAGCTCATCTCGCTCCAGGATTGGAGACACCACAACCATATTGTACTTCTTTGCAAGCTGCACAAATGAACACAATTCCCCTATTAGACACCAGCCTGCAGGACCCCAGAATGACAGACACCACAGATAGCTGGAAACAGTTAAAGAAAAGGTAAAACAGCATTACATGTTAACTAGAAATGTTAAATAACAGAGGTATGAGTGAGAAATATAGCAAATTTTGCCTGCCAGTTCACTGGCATATTGTATTTTCCCTCAAATTATGTCAGCTGGTCTTTATTTTgcttggtttgttggtttttttacctCTTGACAGAATTTTGTTGTTGGCCCATCCTCTGCTGACTCCGCAAATTCAGTCCAAGGAAGTTTCTCTCTTGTACAAAAAGCAAAGGGCATGGCTGGAAAACACCAAAGCAAGGCAAAATGTACAAAAATGTTCATGTCACCCAAGAAATACATGATAtttgcatgaaaaaaattaaacaataaaGAATTATTCAACCATTTTCCTTAAACTGTTAAAGGCaaaagctatttaaaaatattttttgccagGGCAAGGAGTTTTGAGCTCACACAGGGCAAACCAGAAGAGAATGGATGCATTTAGTGAAGTCTCAGCAGGGGTAGAAAGATAATATACCCCAGTACACTGTGAACAACCTGTTTTCACAAACAGGGCCTTCACTTGCCCATGAAAGTGAAGGGTTTTGCTTCCATTAAGCCTCAAACAACCCGTGTTAActagaaacagatttttaaatgttaatacctgtctagaaaaaaaacaaaacccaaagttttaggagaaaaaataaagagaaaaggatCATAAAGGATGCCAGGAAGGAGCTCCAAATATCATATGGCAGTCTTCAACACAACAGACCCCTCATATCTGTTCCATATAGCTCTGCTACCTCAGACAGTTTGGGTTTTCCTCTAGGAAGCAAATCACTACAGTCGATTGTTGTATCTTGGAAGATTTCTACTGTTCACTTACAGAACACCTGTTAAAATAGAGGGCACCTGACATCTGACAGCCTAAAGAACCACAGAAAATACTCACTCCAAGCCTCCTGGAAACACACAATGTTGACCCCACACATTGCAGCCACTCCCACGATCTCCTCGATGCgtctgtgcagagcagccacctGGTTGTGAGAAATGTcacaccattaaaaaaaagccaCATGTTCTAACTCACCTCTGTGTCAACTGACTGCTTCTACACCCTTTGTTCACACAGAATTTATCTTGTTCTATACTTAGTGCCATTGCTTTCAGGGGGAGTAACTCGAGGTATCATTCCTGAACACTGATAACAGAGTCAGAtatagatttttaaaagcatttagaTGCTGAAAATAGAGAAAGTATTCCAATGGGATTCTAATTCCATGTTTGCAACATTTATATAGCTGGAAATTCACTGCTGCCTGACTtgcaaaaagctgaaaaatctaAACAGAATTATCAAaaagtataatttttctgctcaTTGTAAACAACCTACAGGATCATGTTAAGCCCTCTGTCCTAAGAGCTAAGTAATTATTATCAAGAAAAATCCTCAAAGTACTTATTTACTAGTTTTCTACAGTATTCTACATTAAGATAAGCATAGGTATAGTACTTTGCATTGATACTTTCAggtttcaaaaaaaaataataaagacaaGACTGCAGTGACCTATGAAATCAAAAATTGTATATTGATTTACAGAAATAGTTAACTAGTTATTCATAAAGTAAAATCATTAATATAGCTGGTACCTTATTCAACAGCTCTTACAAAGAATCCACAAACTTGACCCATTTACTGAATTAATGACTTGCATCTGTGATAGGTAATCTTTCCAAAACAAACTACTTCAGAAATGTTCTGTCCTGTCACTGTACAAAACTGTTACTCCAGGAGATTTTAtaaatgcagtattttcttcccctttttaaaGCTATTCTCAGGAGACTATTTCTATATATATTGGCCacttcagtgctgctgtgtcCAAGATATTAAGAGATGATGGTTTCAGAATAATTAATGTTGGAatagacctctaagatcatcaaccaagtccaaccattaacccagcactgccaagtcaccactaaaccatgttaTCTTGTAATAAGATTTCACTCACTGCTGTACAAAGAATAATGAACACAGCTTTATTAATCTGCTTCCTCTAATGGATTTTCCTGTAATGGAACATTTCTCAATTAAAACAAGAACTGCACCTGTGGTTTCCACTGGCTGCCATCCCTTTGGATTTTGTGTAAATGATTTTGTGTTTCATCTTAGAGGCAAAGGATTTTCATGTATAAAATGAGCTACTAAATATTTAGCTTTGGAAAAGCTGCAAGCAGGTTGGGTGTGCTAGGTAAACACAAGATGTTTCTGAGGAACAATGAAACCAAATGTGTCACTCAAATTTCTTACAGGATGCTCTACTGCAGTAGTGATGGGTCCTGTACTGCCAGACAATCATTAGCCATTTCATGATATAGCTCCTAAAATCAACAACTGAACTGTGTTACGTCTCAATCCAGCAGAAGAGGAGTTAGAAACAGCCCCAGTCCCAGTCTGTGTACCTGGACTGCCACTGCTGTGTCTGTGGGAAGAGGAATTTCATTCTGTATCAGTCCCACTCGAACAATACGTGGCCTTCTCAACTGTTCCAAAGCAGCTCCAAATCCATACCCCTGCAGCTCAAAACCTTTTTCCTGGGCTGCTGACAGTGCAGCAGTTGGCAAATCAAGTTTTCTGGattgaaggaaagaaagacatTTTGAGATGAGAGTTCTCTTTTTCTGCTCTGAATGCGGTGGACCAAGGGGATGACAACTCTACGTAACCGTGCAGACTCCCGAGCTCCCATGCCCAGCACTCATCCATCAGCCAAGGCACAGCAGTGAGCAGCTCTTGTGCTGACCTCACTGCTCACCACCAACCATCGCCCACCATCCCCAGACACTAACACCTTGCTGCAGAAATCAAGGAGCACGCAAACTTCCACCTGCCATAGCTGGATTACAAACTCTCCCTCCCATGTCATTTCCTCAGGTTTAATCCCTACTTTTCAGGCCCCATCACCTCTATATCACTATTCCCATCAGGTCTTCCATCCCTGTCCGTCATCTTCTcacactgccctgctccccacacCTGGATCACCTCCAAAATACCCCAGTCACCTCACTGCAGTACCACAAGCCctacttttccttttcccccctcagcccagccctgcgcctTGCACACCCCCCTCACAACTGCCTCCTTCCCCTCACCCCCGGGCTGGGCATCCCGCGGAGCCCGGGGAGAGGAACGACGGAAACccgcagagctgggctgggggggggAGCCAGTCCTGGTGGCGCACCTGGCCTCGCCCCCATAGAGGATCCGCTTCACCTCAGCGAGTTCCGCGGGCGGGATGTGCCTTTCCAGGCACGACTCCAGCGACTCCAGCGCGGCCGCCATGGCGGGGCCCGAGCGCGCGCAGCCCCTCAGCCGCCCCCTGCACTTTGCcccgggcggccccggcggccaCGCCCCGCTCCCCTCACGGGTTTTGGCGGGACGCTCCCGGCCGCTGCCCGCAGCGACGGCGCCGTGGCCGGGCCGCCCCCGCTCCGGCGGCGGGGGGACTCTGTAGGTGCCCCACAGAGGGGCACGGAGAGCTCCGGGCTCGTAAGAGCTCCTGGTGGAAAGGAACCACAAAAGTCGGAGAGTTCGCAAAAAGTCACTCGGCGTGAAAATCCGTCATGTTGTCCCTGACGTACTCAATGAACGCAGagtagaaagagagaaaaagggggaaagggcaaaagaaggaaggagaaggagaaggagaaggagaagggaataaagagaaaagaaggagaggaggaaggaaagaaaaaggaggaaggaaaggagaggtaaggaaaggaaaaatatcacCATCCCTGGTTCCGTCGGTCCAGCCGATGGGATAGCGAGGGGATGTGGCTAGTTGCCGCTCCTGGACCAACTCATCTAAAAGCAGAACATCTTTAGGGGCTTTTTCTAATGATACCTATCCAGCAAAAAGGCTTGGAAATAAGTATTAAAATGGCAGTGGTTCTCAGGGATATGTGCGTGTCCATTGAAGTTGCAGTAAAACTGAACAGGAGCCAGTAATAATTGAGTTTAACATGGATTTTGAGGCCCATTATAATTGGAAATCTGTTCCAAAACCAGACTTAATGTCAGATAAAGGATTGAACCAATTAAGACCTTGATGTGGGACAAAATAAAAGTGCATCAAATAAAGGACATTTCCTTTTGCAGGTCCAAGGCAGACACCCTGTTTAAAGCAGTTATCCCCACTGAACCACTGGCCATGCCTTCTGCTTCAAAACACACAGAAGTTCACCACATAGCAACCGGGTTTCTCACTCGAGTGGAACACGAAGTCCAGGGATGGCTACACTCCTCTAAATATATCCCACTGAGTTTAAGCACTGCTTTATGTATCTGCTGGAGGATGTAACAACTTTCAGCACTTAGCATTTGCAGTTGTTAAGCATTTTGAGTTAAATATTAAGCCTTTTAGAGTAAATTTTCAAAAATGTCAGGGTGACAGTGTCTAATATTTAACTTTAGGCAGAAAGTGTCCAGGAGTAGTCTGGTTTCATCAAGGTATTTGGAGACACATTATTCTTTCTGTCTAATTCACCCTTTTTAACCAAAAAAGTTGCAGTGAAATTACTTTTCATTCCCAAACTTGTTTCTGAAGGGTGATAATAAGCAGTGACTGATACATAAATTAGATTTTTCATCTGATGATCCTAATTTTCTTTAATGGGCAATTTTAAAGGTACCTATCTGTAACATTTTATTCTGTTCATGGCTGGCAGATCTTTAAACATTGCAGGGAGGGAGATCAATgaaaaaagaggggggaaatgagggggcCAAGTAAGTTCATTTCCGTATCGGCATAGCCAGGATGTCAACAGATAAAGCATTTCTGGAGGATTCATAGAAACAAACAGAAGGGCTTGGGTTTCTCTGGGAACTGTTCAACTTCTTTTCTGCCTGGACTgcaaattaaagggaaaaacagCAGGTCTATTTTGTATCCAGCTCCTGAAGAAGGTCACATAACTGAACTTTTCTCTTCAAGTTCTATTCTTAGTGTGAACTTTCACTGACTTCTCTATTGGTGCCTTGTTTATTTGTAATTTAGTAAATTGTACTACATGTAGGAAATGGACCTCATGGCAATAAAACTGAAGCCCCTGAAAAGAATACTTAGGAACAGTAGAGACCTGAAAAAACAGAACATTTCCTGTGCACTGTATCAACCATCCTGCAACAACGTGGTGAGGTCCAGACTGCGTGAATAGGAAATGACAAGCCTAGAATTACTAATAATGATGAAAGGAGACCAGGCTATTCCATAGGGACTGTGTGTATATAAAGGTATAACTCCAGCCAACACAATAAACCTTCAAAGCACGAAATGTTAATGTTGAGCAGGAAAGTAACCTAATAAAGGAAGATGCCTTCCATACCCCAGACAAAGCATATTAGAGGGCTTGGATTTAAGTCTGAACGTTCTACCTCAGTCATTGCAATTATCTGTTAAGTAGGATGCTTGAATCCAGATCCCAGTTCTGTTTTTGACTTCTTCAAACCTCTGTATTTAAACTTCTTCCCAGTTCTGCATTACCTGGACCAAGTAATTGTTTTGGGAAACAGCTGAAGCTTTTGGTATGAACCCAAACTGTAATAACTGATTTAGAGGGAAATAAgtattttatggaaaaaaagcaCTTCAAAACGAGGGAAAATTCCTGCAAAACAGTTCTGAAGTGCACATGCTTTTCATCTCTATTGCCCTCAGTCAGGGTGGTCCATAAAGTCAGGTGTAGAAGTCAAGACCACCCAGTGCAGCCTGTACAGAACCAGTTCTCGTGTGTTTCTGTGCTGAATCCCTGCGTTGCACAGACACAATTGAAAAGCTAAAACTGGGCTTTGGTAGTGCTGGTCCACAACTCTGTGCTGCAACTGTTCCCAAGAGTTCCTGTAAAACCCCACAATAGCACCCTGGCATTAGTCAGAAGCACCCTGGAGAATTAATTTAAGAGCCAAATATCTGGAGTTCAGGCTAAAATTGGGAAAGACCCAAGAAAAGATTTAAACAAACAAAGTCTTTTTGCTGTAGCCCAAGATAGCAGTAAAGACTGAACAGCATCACAAACCAGTGCTCATAGGGAGGACTAGAGGCAGCATTTCTGTCTGTCCTTCCTAAGGCAGTAGCAGTATAAGTACTCAGCTTCTTACAAATACTGCTACTATCATCATGTGAATCATGTTTCTGACACTTTCTTTGCATATCAGTCCTTGAAATTGGTCACACAGAGTTCCCCAGAGCAGCTAAATATCTTAATATCTCATGTCCCTAATCCAGTACCGGCCTCAGATATCCCCAGTGTCATGCTTCTGGTCGTTAACACCTATCAAGGGATTTGGGTGGACACAGATGTGTCCTGCAAGGGCACGTGATGTTGGTGCTGTGTCTAGCttgctttttttaatgctgcaataccctttaaaattatcttttacaATGCCCTATTCCAGTGGCCACAAAATAAAGTACTGAATTCTACTGCGATCAGGTCTTTACTTTGCTTCACCTCAAATACAAATTCCCTTGCTTCATGTGGAAAGATAACACAATTATCTCAAAACACACCTGATTCAAAACATTTCAAGTTTAAGAGACAGGCAGAGAAGGGAAATTAGCATAATAGAAGTGTAGGAGAGGAGAAGGTCTGAAATATAGAGGGAAGATGAAATACTAGCTTCATGCTCCTTAATACACTGCTAAAAGAAGGCAGTTGGTAGCCTTCCTGTCTCTCCTGCGTTGGTTTAAGGGTGCTGTGATGCAGGAAAACCAAAATTCTCTGTTTTAAAGTCACTCCTTTGTACCATGACCTCTTGCCAATAACACTTAACTCTGGTGGggctt
Proteins encoded in this window:
- the UPB1 gene encoding beta-ureidopropionase, which translates into the protein MAAALESLESCLERHIPPAELAEVKRILYGGEARKLDLPTAALSAAQEKGFELQGYGFGAALEQLRRPRIVRVGLIQNEIPLPTDTAVAVQVAALHRRIEEIVGVAAMCGVNIVCFQEAWTMPFAFCTREKLPWTEFAESAEDGPTTKFCQELAKKYNMVVVSPILERDELHGGILWNTAVVISNSGALLGKSRKNHIPRVGDFNESTYYMEGNTGHPVFQTQFGTIAVNICYGRHHPLNWLMYSINGAEIIFNPSATIGTLSEALWPIEARNAAIANHCFTCPINRVGTEYYKNAFTSGDGGKAHHELGHFYGSSYVAAPDGSRTPGLSRTQDGLLVAEMDLNLCRQVSDKWNFKMTGRYEMYAEKLAEAVQPFFIPNIIKE